The Pediococcus inopinatus genome has a window encoding:
- a CDS encoding type II toxin-antitoxin system Phd/YefM family antitoxin, translated as MTLALTQSDFRANLKKYLDQVNDEDETVYIARSNSRAVAIVSQEKMDWLERALKAKEGSLEYAIARDQLIKRHVLPDDEIVESDDDYWGQFK; from the coding sequence ATGACATTAGCACTAACACAGAGCGATTTTCGCGCTAACCTAAAAAAATATTTAGATCAAGTTAATGACGAAGACGAAACCGTTTATATTGCTCGTTCAAATAGTCGCGCAGTAGCCATCGTTTCACAAGAAAAAATGGACTGGCTAGAAAGAGCATTAAAAGCTAAAGAAGGTTCGTTAGAATATGCAATTGCACGTGATCAGTTAATTAAACGCCATGTTTTACCTGACGATGAAATTGTTGAATCAGATGATGATTATTGGGGTCAGTTTAAATAA
- a CDS encoding DUF536 domain-containing protein has translation MGKTIRQLSEELKLSKQAINQRINSINGFRSKHTYKVKNHLEIDNQGVKMLANFGKQKRQDRQPNQQDKNDKNDKIDHILLKQLDVKDQQIANLQQALDQQQKLQIATVTENHRLKEHIRKLSGLLEPSSATQQQQSNDKQDQSHIVDEKKKRIHKNKVNKSWWHFW, from the coding sequence TTGGGCAAGACTATTCGACAACTTTCAGAAGAATTGAAATTATCAAAACAAGCTATTAATCAACGTATTAATAGTATTAATGGCTTTCGAAGCAAACACACTTATAAAGTCAAAAACCATCTAGAAATAGACAACCAAGGCGTTAAAATGCTTGCTAACTTTGGCAAGCAAAAACGGCAAGACCGACAACCAAATCAGCAAGATAAAAACGACAAGAATGACAAGATTGATCACATCTTGCTGAAACAACTTGATGTTAAAGATCAACAAATTGCAAATTTACAACAAGCCTTAGACCAGCAACAAAAATTACAGATAGCAACGGTAACAGAAAACCATCGATTAAAAGAGCACATTCGGAAATTGAGTGGATTGCTTGAACCTTCTAGTGCAACTCAACAGCAACAATCAAACGACAAGCAAGATCAAAGTCATATTGTCGATGAAAAGAAAAAAAGAATACATAAAAATAAAGTCAATAAGAGTTGGTGGCATTTTTGGTAA
- a CDS encoding glycosyltransferase: MRHELGDECGLDILYCGDDHMFSGLIISILSLTKHAQEPLNIYILTGQLYNRHQQFQALTDDHAAFLNQLVKRENVDSGVTKIDITTQFEADLPKANINTLCTPYSMLRLYSDLVPQFSDRILYLDADVVCRRPFEDFYHQSLAGTDFVGVLDHYGRWFFHHQQRAFDYINSGMLLMNLDMIRQDKLLARCRECCRKWPMIMPDQSAMNKLAKHKAFAPEKYNEQQDVQSDTVFQHFSTRWKLWPIVHTVSVKPWEVDKVHQQLHLHEYDDILAEYQEIMAELDAEGELETE; the protein is encoded by the coding sequence ATGAGACACGAATTGGGGGATGAATGCGGTTTGGATATTTTATACTGTGGAGATGACCACATGTTTTCGGGGTTGATTATTTCAATCCTCTCACTGACAAAACACGCGCAAGAACCACTCAACATCTACATTTTAACTGGACAATTGTATAATCGTCATCAGCAATTTCAAGCGCTGACTGACGATCACGCAGCCTTTTTGAATCAACTGGTCAAGCGGGAAAATGTCGATAGTGGCGTTACCAAAATTGACATTACCACTCAGTTTGAGGCGGATTTGCCCAAGGCGAACATCAACACGTTATGCACGCCCTATAGTATGTTGCGGCTGTATAGTGATTTGGTGCCGCAATTTTCCGATCGGATTCTGTATTTGGACGCTGACGTTGTGTGTCGCCGGCCGTTTGAAGATTTTTATCATCAATCACTGGCAGGAACTGATTTTGTTGGCGTATTGGATCATTACGGTCGTTGGTTCTTCCATCATCAACAGAGAGCATTTGATTACATTAACTCGGGGATGCTCCTGATGAACCTGGATATGATCCGACAAGACAAATTACTGGCCCGCTGCCGGGAATGCTGCCGAAAATGGCCGATGATTATGCCGGACCAGTCCGCGATGAATAAGCTGGCCAAGCACAAGGCTTTTGCCCCTGAAAAATACAATGAGCAACAGGATGTTCAATCTGACACCGTTTTTCAGCATTTCTCCACCCGCTGGAAATTATGGCCGATCGTCCACACGGTTTCGGTCAAGCCTTGGGAAGTTGATAAAGTTCACCAGCAACTTCATTTGCATGAATATGATGATATTTTAGCCGAGTATCAGGAGATTATGGCTGAATTGGATGCTGAAGGGGAATTGGAAACTGAGTGA
- a CDS encoding type II toxin-antitoxin system YafQ family toxin: MKKLRFKPRATFNADLKRLASLDKSIIDEVRAAIDLLLEQQQLPPEFEDHELNRRMSGYNEFHLRDTPKNKTPSETNDVLVVYTIDKDELVLIGIRVGSHDRLFPGQNRSKRYRKNDE; the protein is encoded by the coding sequence ATGAAAAAACTAAGATTTAAACCACGTGCAACCTTTAATGCTGATCTAAAACGGTTAGCCAGTTTAGACAAATCTATTATTGATGAAGTTCGAGCAGCCATTGATCTGTTGCTTGAGCAACAACAATTACCACCAGAATTTGAAGATCATGAGCTTAATCGGCGAATGAGCGGTTATAATGAATTTCACTTACGAGATACCCCGAAAAACAAAACACCAAGCGAAACTAACGATGTCCTGGTGGTTTATACGATTGATAAAGATGAACTAGTCTTAATTGGCATTCGAGTCGGATCGCATGATCGTTTATTTCCTGGTCAAAATCGTTCTAAAAGGTATCGAAAAAATGACGAATAG
- the arsC gene encoding arsenate reductase (thioredoxin), which translates to MKKIYFLCTGNSCRSQMAEGYAKKILPANEFQIESAGIETHGLNLNAVKVMAEDGVDISSHYSKLIDLNYLNTSDLVITLCGDAKDKCPMLPPQTKSLHWPLSDPAQATGTLEEQLQEFRKVRDEIKKLVTSLNNYVH; encoded by the coding sequence ATGAAAAAAATTTATTTTTTATGTACAGGAAATTCTTGTCGCAGTCAAATGGCTGAAGGATATGCAAAAAAAATATTGCCGGCAAATGAGTTTCAAATCGAGAGTGCAGGGATTGAAACTCATGGGTTAAATCTAAATGCTGTTAAAGTTATGGCTGAAGATGGAGTAGATATTAGTAGCCACTACTCTAAATTAATTGATCTAAATTATTTGAACACTTCAGATTTAGTTATTACTTTATGTGGTGATGCCAAGGATAAATGTCCTATGCTTCCCCCTCAAACCAAGAGTTTACACTGGCCTTTATCTGACCCAGCGCAAGCCACAGGAACTTTAGAAGAACAACTACAAGAATTCCGTAAGGTTCGTGACGAAATTAAAAAATTAGTTACAAGTTTGAATAACTACGTTCATTAA
- a CDS encoding heavy metal translocating P-type ATPase, which yields MANKEDHMNMKNMSAKNMENNESNMSHMDHDMTETDHNQMNMDHDMAEMDHSQMNMNHGDMDMAGTDMMMHGGSMMHMGNLKVKFWVSVVLAIPVLLLAPIMGLNVSILSLSSPLIVGIIIVLFDTALYFYGGMPFLKGAKAEIQNKSPEMMTLVALGISVSYFYSLYAFIANNFLNPANHVMDFSFELATLILIMLLGHWIEMNALMGAGAALQKMAALLPKTAHLVTDNGETKEVPVSDLKVGQVFQVRSGESIPADGVITAGESTVNEALVTGESAAVTKNVGDKVIGGATNNNGTLTVKISGTGDSGYLSQVMKMVQNAQQAKSKAEDKADLVAKYLFYAAFGVGIIAFFAWLPQGLATAMTIMVTVFVIACPHALGLAIPLVVSRSTTIGAQNGLLVRNRQAIEASQHVSHVLLDKTGTLTEGKFTVNALIPNDGIDETTLLSRLAALENNSTHPLAQAIITEAQAKDIEVVAAEKSQNIPGVGISGNVDGTDYTIVNGNYLTKQGIRFDEAAADKWAAKGNSVSFLLQGTQVQGMVAEGDTIKAGAKELISGLQRRGITPVMLTGDNPKAAEHVANLLGLTEFHAGLLPDDKQKIIADYQAKGNHVIMVGDGVNDAPSLAAADIGIAIGAGTDVAIDSADVVLVKSEPSDILHFLDLAKITNRKMVQNLWWGAGYNIVAIPLAAGVLSFIGIILDPAVGAAVMAMSTIIVAINAMGLTGEKIKNV from the coding sequence ATGGCAAATAAAGAGGACCATATGAACATGAAAAACATGAGTGCTAAGAATATGGAAAATAATGAATCAAATATGAGTCATATGGATCACGATATGACCGAAACGGATCATAATCAAATGAACATGGACCACGATATGGCCGAAATGGATCACAGCCAAATGAACATGAATCATGGTGATATGGATATGGCTGGGACCGACATGATGATGCACGGTGGCTCAATGATGCATATGGGGAATTTGAAAGTTAAATTTTGGGTCTCCGTTGTCTTAGCGATTCCAGTTTTACTGTTAGCACCAATCATGGGTTTAAACGTTTCCATCCTTAGTTTAAGTTCACCGCTAATTGTTGGCATTATCATCGTTTTGTTTGATACAGCACTTTACTTTTATGGCGGAATGCCATTTTTAAAGGGGGCTAAAGCGGAAATTCAGAATAAATCTCCTGAAATGATGACGCTAGTAGCCCTTGGAATTTCCGTTTCGTATTTCTACAGTTTGTACGCATTTATTGCCAACAACTTCTTGAACCCGGCAAATCATGTAATGGATTTTTCGTTCGAACTTGCAACCCTGATTTTAATTATGCTTCTAGGACACTGGATTGAAATGAATGCATTGATGGGGGCTGGGGCTGCCTTACAAAAGATGGCGGCCCTGTTGCCTAAGACGGCCCATCTAGTTACAGATAATGGTGAAACAAAAGAAGTGCCAGTATCTGATTTAAAAGTTGGTCAAGTTTTCCAAGTGCGTTCAGGTGAGAGTATTCCAGCCGATGGTGTTATTACGGCTGGGGAGTCGACCGTGAATGAAGCACTGGTAACCGGTGAATCTGCTGCCGTTACCAAGAACGTTGGCGATAAGGTCATTGGTGGTGCAACCAACAATAACGGGACGCTAACGGTTAAAATTAGTGGTACTGGTGACTCCGGCTATCTTTCTCAAGTAATGAAAATGGTTCAAAATGCCCAGCAAGCTAAATCTAAAGCAGAAGATAAAGCTGATTTAGTTGCCAAGTATCTATTTTACGCGGCATTTGGTGTTGGGATTATTGCTTTCTTTGCCTGGTTACCCCAGGGATTGGCGACTGCAATGACGATCATGGTGACCGTCTTCGTGATTGCTTGCCCGCATGCATTAGGATTAGCGATTCCATTAGTGGTTTCTCGTTCTACTACGATTGGCGCTCAAAATGGGCTATTAGTTCGAAATCGCCAAGCCATTGAAGCAAGTCAACATGTTAGCCACGTTCTCTTGGATAAAACTGGCACGTTAACAGAAGGTAAATTTACGGTGAATGCATTGATTCCAAATGATGGGATTGACGAAACAACGTTATTAAGTCGACTGGCCGCCCTTGAAAATAATTCGACTCATCCGCTGGCCCAAGCAATCATTACTGAAGCCCAAGCGAAGGACATTGAAGTCGTTGCGGCTGAAAAGTCTCAAAATATTCCGGGCGTTGGTATTTCCGGTAATGTTGATGGCACTGACTATACGATTGTTAATGGTAACTATTTAACGAAGCAAGGGATCAGGTTTGACGAGGCCGCTGCTGATAAATGGGCTGCTAAGGGTAATTCCGTCAGCTTCCTATTGCAAGGCACCCAAGTTCAAGGAATGGTTGCTGAAGGCGACACCATCAAAGCGGGTGCTAAGGAATTAATTAGTGGTCTTCAGAGGCGAGGAATTACCCCCGTAATGCTCACTGGCGATAATCCAAAAGCCGCGGAACACGTTGCTAACTTACTAGGATTGACTGAATTCCATGCAGGCCTATTACCAGATGATAAGCAAAAGATTATTGCTGATTATCAAGCAAAGGGCAATCACGTCATCATGGTTGGTGACGGCGTAAATGACGCACCAAGTCTTGCCGCGGCCGATATTGGAATTGCAATTGGCGCCGGAACCGATGTTGCCATTGATTCCGCTGATGTTGTGTTGGTTAAATCAGAACCCAGCGATATTTTACATTTTCTTGATTTGGCTAAAATCACAAATCGGAAAATGGTTCAAAATCTCTGGTGGGGAGCAGGCTACAATATTGTCGCAATTCCACTCGCTGCCGGTGTGTTGTCATTTATTGGAATCATTCTAGACCCAGCCGTTGGTGCTGCGGTCATGGCTATGTCGACAATTATCGTGGCAATTAATGCGATGGGATTGACTGGTGAAAAGATTAAAAACGTGTAA
- a CDS encoding CopY/TcrY family copper transport repressor produces the protein MKDAKNVTITDSEWMVMRAIWTMGHATSRELIDAMNELEGWSASTTKTLLHRLIQKQAVAQHGGSRPFTYKPVVGEKESMAAAADDLFDHMCAMRAGSTIAGVIQSRELSRADIANLQAILAEKAKTAPEEVQCNCLPGDQTC, from the coding sequence TTGAAGGATGCAAAGAATGTAACCATCACCGATTCTGAATGGATGGTTATGAGAGCAATTTGGACAATGGGACATGCGACTAGTCGTGAACTAATCGATGCTATGAACGAATTAGAAGGCTGGTCAGCTTCAACAACCAAAACGCTACTTCACAGGTTGATTCAAAAACAGGCGGTTGCGCAGCATGGCGGCAGTCGACCATTCACGTATAAGCCGGTTGTTGGCGAGAAGGAATCAATGGCGGCAGCGGCAGATGATTTGTTTGACCATATGTGTGCGATGCGGGCTGGTTCAACAATTGCCGGCGTTATTCAGTCAAGGGAACTCTCACGGGCGGATATTGCGAACTTACAGGCGATTCTAGCTGAAAAGGCCAAAACAGCGCCCGAGGAAGTTCAGTGTAACTGCTTGCCAGGTGATCAAACGTGTTAA
- a CDS encoding site-specific integrase yields MQQIVLPIKDSNVLKEVQDTLLHNFKAGWRNYTVFQVGKATLLRVSDVMKLRWTDVFNENGTVRQNAFIHDQKTGKANLLYLKPVQTDLLAYQAWLQENHLVSDWLFPSIQHPERHITEKQFYKIMSKVGDLLGINYLGTHTMRKTGAYRVYTQSNYNIGLVMHLLNHSSEAMTLAYLGLDQASTETMLDKIDFG; encoded by the coding sequence ATGCAACAAATTGTCTTACCAATCAAAGATTCAAATGTGCTCAAAGAAGTGCAAGATACGTTACTCCATAATTTCAAAGCTGGTTGGCGTAACTATACCGTTTTTCAAGTGGGTAAAGCGACTCTGTTGCGAGTGAGCGACGTTATGAAGCTTCGTTGGACAGATGTCTTTAACGAAAACGGCACCGTGCGTCAGAATGCGTTTATACACGACCAAAAGACCGGTAAAGCTAACCTGCTCTACTTAAAACCCGTGCAAACTGATTTATTAGCCTATCAAGCTTGGTTGCAAGAAAACCATTTGGTTTCTGACTGGTTGTTTCCCTCGATTCAGCACCCAGAACGACATATCACGGAAAAACAGTTCTACAAAATCATGAGCAAGGTTGGCGATCTGTTAGGAATTAATTATCTAGGGACCCATACAATGCGTAAAACCGGGGCTTATCGCGTCTACACACAATCTAATTATAATATTGGTTTGGTCATGCACTTATTAAACCATTCAAGTGAAGCCATGACTTTAGCTTATTTAGGCTTAGACCAGGCTAGTACTGAAACGATGCTGGATAAAATTGATTTTGGTTAG
- a CDS encoding site-specific DNA-methyltransferase, which translates to MEIEPKIMSQVKSILGEFGNKYLTSKGSLKRNNVINDLDKFDRELMTKLFKDPLIHKNYVEKIADTEVFRLNQFIEMFEYKEFWENSYTKYTNKIGLTANGKFIDESADVVLDFPFKDTVLKAGMTKEDLDKDESADEPFLNEIIAKPELVAISLEI; encoded by the coding sequence ATGGAAATAGAACCTAAGATAATGTCTCAAGTCAAAAGTATTTTAGGAGAGTTTGGAAACAAGTATTTAACTAGTAAGGGTTCTCTGAAACGAAATAATGTAATTAATGACTTGGATAAATTTGACCGTGAATTGATGACAAAGCTATTTAAAGATCCTTTAATACATAAAAATTATGTAGAAAAAATTGCTGACACTGAAGTATTTAGACTCAATCAATTTATTGAAATGTTTGAATATAAAGAATTTTGGGAAAACAGTTACACCAAATATACAAATAAAATTGGTTTAACAGCTAATGGAAAATTTATTGATGAATCTGCTGATGTTGTTTTGGATTTTCCCTTTAAAGATACTGTTTTAAAAGCTGGTATGACTAAAGAAGATCTGGATAAAGATGAATCTGCTGATGAACCATTTTTAAACGAAATCATTGCTAAACCTGAATTGGTTGCCATTTCTCTGGAAATATGA
- a CDS encoding replication initiation protein, which translates to MSNELVKYDPELNTIPLRRFTPVEMNLFFSVVSRMRDKGNDTVRFTFDQLKELSAYKPTANNRFIDDIQSTYQKILGLRFGSRSKDGLDREMFVMFTRFEIKGSADVPYVDIQIYPKALKLLNNLESWVRYALTEFRDLKSSYAKTTFRILKQFRTTGYAYFSKNDFFELLDIPQSYWSKPANVESRVIRPIKEELTPLFRGLTIRKKYGKGRGKPVIGYTFTWKPERKDENDFSQGKFQDERQKLFNIQNNGELTEQEKWRAIDKVKGLTLGSTEKQALADKQAEHDKKIRDQARQEALAELRKGLGNNA; encoded by the coding sequence ATGAGCAATGAATTAGTCAAATATGACCCTGAATTAAATACAATCCCCTTGCGAAGGTTTACTCCTGTAGAAATGAACTTGTTCTTTTCTGTAGTTTCTAGAATGCGTGATAAAGGTAATGATACTGTTAGATTTACCTTTGATCAGTTAAAAGAGTTAAGTGCCTATAAGCCAACCGCAAATAATCGGTTTATTGATGACATACAAAGTACATATCAAAAAATACTAGGTCTTAGATTTGGCTCTCGAAGTAAAGATGGTCTTGATAGAGAGATGTTTGTCATGTTCACTCGATTTGAAATTAAGGGATCTGCAGACGTTCCTTATGTTGATATTCAAATTTATCCCAAAGCGTTGAAACTTCTAAATAATCTCGAAAGTTGGGTTCGTTATGCTTTGACAGAGTTCCGAGATTTAAAGAGTAGTTACGCAAAAACAACTTTTCGTATTCTTAAACAATTCCGAACCACTGGTTATGCTTATTTTTCTAAAAATGATTTCTTTGAACTACTAGATATTCCACAAAGCTATTGGAGTAAGCCTGCGAACGTTGAATCTAGGGTTATTCGCCCAATTAAGGAAGAACTAACCCCTTTGTTTAGAGGCCTAACTATACGAAAAAAATATGGTAAAGGTCGTGGGAAACCAGTGATTGGTTATACTTTTACTTGGAAGCCTGAAAGAAAAGACGAAAACGACTTTTCTCAAGGTAAGTTCCAAGATGAGCGTCAAAAACTTTTTAATATCCAGAATAATGGTGAATTAACAGAACAAGAAAAATGGCGTGCCATTGACAAAGTTAAGGGGTTGACTTTAGGCTCCACTGAGAAACAAGCATTGGCTGATAAACAGGCCGAGCACGATAAAAAAATCAGAGATCAAGCAAGACAAGAAGCACTTGCTGAACTCCGAAAGGGGCTTGGAAATAATGCCTAA